The following are encoded together in the Mycolicibacterium arabiense genome:
- a CDS encoding NADPH:quinone oxidoreductase family protein: MRAIHVARLDGPQSAELVEIDEPTDGGVVIDVHAAGVAFPDALQTRGLYQHKPELPYVPGAEVAGVVRSAPAGAHVKTGDRVAALTMLSGAMAEVVALPADRVFTLPDSVSFEAGAGLLFNDLTVHCALRTRGRLAPGETLLVHGAAGGIGTSTLRLAAAWGASRAIAVVSTEDKAAVARAAGATDVVLAAGFKDAVKELTGGRGVDVVVDPVGGDRFTDSLRSLAPGGRLLVIGFTGGDIPTVKVNRLLLNNVDAVGVGWGAWAATHPGYLQEQWAELEPLLASGLVVPPEPVVYPLERAGDAIASLEDRSARGKVVVKIR, encoded by the coding sequence ATGCGCGCCATTCACGTAGCCCGGCTCGACGGTCCGCAGTCCGCGGAGTTGGTGGAGATCGACGAGCCCACCGACGGCGGCGTCGTGATCGACGTCCACGCCGCGGGCGTGGCGTTCCCCGACGCCCTGCAGACCCGCGGGCTGTACCAGCACAAGCCGGAGTTGCCCTACGTGCCCGGTGCCGAGGTGGCAGGCGTGGTGCGCAGCGCGCCCGCCGGCGCCCACGTGAAGACGGGCGACCGGGTTGCCGCTCTGACCATGCTGTCCGGCGCGATGGCCGAAGTCGTTGCGCTGCCCGCTGATCGGGTGTTCACCCTGCCCGACTCCGTGTCGTTCGAGGCCGGGGCGGGACTGCTGTTCAACGACCTGACGGTGCACTGCGCGCTGCGGACCCGCGGCAGGCTCGCCCCCGGCGAGACGTTGCTCGTCCACGGCGCCGCAGGCGGTATTGGCACCTCGACCCTGCGCCTGGCCGCCGCCTGGGGAGCATCGCGCGCGATCGCCGTCGTGAGCACCGAGGACAAGGCCGCCGTCGCGCGCGCCGCCGGGGCCACCGACGTGGTGCTCGCCGCGGGCTTCAAGGACGCGGTGAAGGAACTGACCGGCGGCCGGGGCGTCGACGTCGTCGTCGACCCCGTCGGCGGTGACCGCTTCACCGACTCGCTACGCTCGCTGGCACCCGGGGGGCGCCTGCTCGTCATCGGGTTCACCGGAGGCGACATCCCGACCGTGAAGGTGAACCGCCTGCTGCTCAACAACGTCGACGCCGTGGGCGTCGGCTGGGGCGCCTGGGCGGCCACCCATCCCGGCTACCTGCAGGAGCAGTGGGCCGAACTGGAACCGCTGCTCGCGTCAGGCCTGGTGGTCCCGCCCGAGCCGGTGGTCTACCCGCTGGAGCGGGCCGGGGACGCGATCGCCTCGCTGGAGGACCGCTCCGCGCGCGGCAAGGTCGTCGTCAAGATCCGCTGA
- a CDS encoding alpha/beta fold hydrolase gives MPVLVRSSDGTRLHTEVFGPADGYPIVLAHGITCAMRVWANQIADLSTDYRVIAYDHRGHGRSAVPKRGRYSLDFLAADLDAVLDATLAPGERATIAGHSMGGIAIQAWSQRYPARVRRCADAVALINTTSGEILHHVNFLPVPRALAAGRVKAGGQLLKRLGSAPLLPGSVQQSRRLVSTLAVGPNADPAIADFVFDLFAKTPPAGRGAWARVLVDSMSSRHLRLTNLTVPTLVIGSRQDRLLPIRASRRIAADVPNLASFVELDGGHCAILERPDEVNAHLRNLIETARETRLSS, from the coding sequence ATGCCCGTGCTGGTCCGCTCCTCGGACGGCACCCGGCTGCACACCGAGGTGTTCGGTCCCGCCGACGGCTACCCGATCGTGCTCGCCCACGGCATCACCTGCGCAATGCGCGTGTGGGCCAACCAGATCGCGGACCTGTCGACCGACTACCGCGTGATCGCCTACGACCACCGCGGCCACGGCCGCAGCGCCGTCCCGAAGCGCGGGCGGTACAGCCTCGACTTCCTCGCCGCCGACCTCGACGCCGTGCTCGACGCGACGCTGGCGCCGGGGGAGCGCGCGACCATCGCCGGCCATTCCATGGGCGGCATCGCCATCCAGGCGTGGTCGCAGCGCTATCCGGCCCGGGTGCGCCGCTGTGCCGATGCGGTCGCACTGATCAACACGACATCCGGCGAGATCCTGCACCACGTCAACTTCCTGCCCGTCCCCCGCGCACTCGCCGCCGGCCGCGTCAAGGCGGGCGGTCAGCTGCTCAAGCGGCTGGGATCCGCGCCGCTGCTCCCTGGTTCGGTCCAGCAGAGCCGACGGCTCGTCTCGACGCTGGCGGTCGGACCGAACGCCGATCCGGCCATCGCCGACTTCGTCTTCGACCTGTTCGCCAAGACGCCTCCCGCAGGCCGCGGTGCATGGGCCCGTGTGCTGGTCGACTCGATGAGTTCGCGACACCTGCGGCTGACCAACCTGACCGTGCCGACACTGGTCATCGGTAGCCGCCAGGACAGGCTGTTGCCGATTCGCGCGTCGCGCCGGATCGCCGCCGACGTCCCGAACCTGGCGTCCTTCGTCGAACTCGACGGCGGCCACTGTGCGATCCTCGAGCGCCCGGACGAGGTGAACGCCCACCTGCGCAACCTCATCGAAACGGCGCGTGAGACGCGCTTGAGTTCCTAG
- a CDS encoding MFS transporter: protein MSIDQSHAAPWTGHARGTAAYRRLLAALFCAGVATFAQLYSPQAVLPLISADLGVGAASAALTISASTVGLAIGVIPWSMLADRIGRVQAISLSVTIATSVGLLVPFAPTYDVLLLGRFVEGLMVGGVPAIAVAYLTEEVEPTHAARAAGTFVAGTTIGGLLGRLVASPVAEAVGWRIGVFTVAAVCGMAALAFVKLAPRPRGFTPSRHRGANPEGSVAHRLAANLRSPRQLTLFAQAFLLMGGFVALYNFLGFRLTGAPFDLAPSVVSLVFLAYLAGTWASSRAGAETTRFGRKPVLLAAIVVMAVGVAITLSDNVIAVLAGLVIATAGFFGAHSVASGWTGQSAPAGKAQASSLYNLFYYGGSSAVGWFGGVAFDAHGWTAVAVTILSLTAVAAVLAALFLRNDRRSARGQRILTTTLPRAERSSSEAIASPARSSG, encoded by the coding sequence GTGTCGATCGACCAGTCCCATGCCGCCCCCTGGACGGGCCACGCGCGCGGGACGGCGGCCTATCGCAGGCTGCTCGCGGCCCTGTTCTGCGCCGGCGTCGCCACGTTCGCCCAGCTCTACTCACCGCAGGCGGTGCTGCCGCTGATCTCGGCCGACCTCGGCGTCGGCGCGGCGAGTGCGGCGCTTACGATCTCCGCGTCCACGGTCGGCCTGGCCATCGGCGTCATCCCGTGGTCGATGCTCGCCGACCGAATCGGCCGTGTGCAGGCCATCTCGCTGTCGGTCACCATCGCCACCTCCGTCGGACTGCTCGTCCCGTTCGCACCCACCTACGACGTCCTGCTGCTCGGGCGTTTCGTCGAAGGGCTGATGGTGGGCGGAGTGCCCGCGATCGCCGTCGCCTACCTGACCGAGGAGGTCGAGCCCACCCACGCTGCACGCGCAGCGGGGACGTTCGTTGCGGGCACGACAATCGGCGGTCTGCTCGGCAGGTTGGTCGCCAGCCCCGTCGCCGAGGCCGTCGGATGGCGGATCGGCGTCTTCACCGTCGCAGCAGTGTGCGGTATGGCTGCGCTGGCCTTCGTCAAACTGGCGCCTCGGCCCCGGGGCTTCACGCCGTCACGCCACCGCGGTGCCAACCCCGAGGGCAGCGTGGCCCACCGACTGGCGGCCAACCTGCGGTCACCCCGTCAGCTGACCCTGTTCGCCCAGGCATTCCTGCTCATGGGTGGCTTCGTCGCGCTCTACAACTTCCTGGGCTTCCGGCTCACGGGTGCGCCGTTCGACCTGGCGCCCTCGGTGGTCAGCCTGGTGTTCCTCGCCTACCTCGCCGGGACGTGGGCGTCATCGCGTGCGGGCGCGGAGACCACCCGCTTCGGCCGCAAGCCGGTGCTGCTGGCCGCGATCGTCGTGATGGCGGTCGGCGTCGCGATCACGTTGAGCGACAACGTCATCGCGGTGCTCGCCGGACTGGTGATTGCGACAGCAGGCTTCTTCGGTGCGCACTCCGTCGCGTCGGGGTGGACCGGGCAGTCCGCGCCGGCGGGCAAGGCCCAGGCGTCCTCGCTGTACAACCTCTTCTACTACGGGGGATCCAGCGCCGTCGGATGGTTCGGCGGCGTCGCGTTCGACGCCCACGGGTGGACGGCCGTCGCGGTGACGATCCTGTCGCTGACCGCGGTAGCCGCGGTGCTCGCGGCGCTGTTCCTGCGCAACGACCGCCGATCGGCTCGGGGTCAGCGGATCTTGACGACGACCTTGCCGCGCGCGGAGCGGTCCTCCAGCGAGGCGATCGCGTCCCCGGCCCGCTCCAGCGGGTAG
- a CDS encoding LysR family transcriptional regulator — protein MHLEELQWFVVLAETEHVTDAAAVLGVSQPTLSRALARFEDEAGTELFDRVNRRLRLNAYGRIMLEHARRSIAEMDLATERIGSLRDPDSGRVRLAFLHSLANWYVPEQLRRFRQAAPAIGFDLFQGPAHEIAERVRTGGFDIGVTSPRPDPADFSWHRLYVERLCLAVPRGHRLATRARIRLSAAAEEPFVALEDPFGLRQLTNDLWAEDDIDPDIVFEATEIPTMEGLVAAGFGVAVVPVPREGTDAKVVHVPLTNGRAKREVGLIWDRHRPLPPPAQRFADFLADGGNLMR, from the coding sequence GTGCACCTCGAGGAACTGCAGTGGTTCGTCGTGCTCGCCGAGACCGAGCACGTCACCGACGCCGCTGCCGTGCTGGGCGTCAGTCAGCCGACGCTGTCGCGGGCGCTCGCCCGGTTCGAGGACGAGGCAGGCACGGAACTGTTCGACCGCGTCAACCGCCGGTTGCGGCTCAACGCCTACGGCCGGATCATGCTCGAGCACGCGCGGCGCAGCATCGCCGAGATGGATCTCGCGACGGAGCGCATCGGGTCGTTGCGCGACCCCGACTCAGGCCGGGTTCGTCTGGCGTTCCTGCACTCGCTCGCGAACTGGTATGTGCCAGAACAACTCCGACGCTTCCGCCAAGCCGCTCCCGCCATCGGCTTCGACCTCTTCCAGGGCCCGGCGCACGAGATCGCCGAGCGGGTGCGCACGGGCGGCTTCGACATCGGCGTCACCTCGCCGCGCCCCGACCCGGCGGACTTCTCCTGGCACCGGCTGTACGTCGAGCGACTGTGCCTGGCGGTGCCGCGCGGGCACCGCCTTGCCACGCGGGCGCGCATCCGCCTGTCCGCAGCGGCCGAGGAGCCGTTCGTGGCGCTCGAGGACCCGTTCGGGCTGCGGCAACTGACCAACGACCTGTGGGCCGAGGACGACATCGACCCCGACATCGTCTTCGAGGCCACCGAGATCCCCACGATGGAGGGCCTCGTCGCCGCGGGTTTCGGCGTCGCGGTGGTTCCGGTTCCGCGCGAGGGCACCGACGCGAAGGTGGTGCACGTCCCGCTGACGAACGGCCGGGCCAAGCGCGAGGTCGGTCTGATCTGGGACCGTCACCGGCCGCTGCCACCGCCGGCGCAGCGGTTCGCCGACTTCCTCGCCGATGGCGGCAATCTCATGCGCTAG
- a CDS encoding zinc-binding dehydrogenase translates to MIDARAAVLLDEGSAPRVVDVQIRPPVDDEVLVRIEAVGICHTDVSVSRRWRAARLPMTFGHEGVGTVVAAGPAARAREGEQVVLTFDSCERCAECAAGAPAYCVRSTALNLRGDRGDDASALRLDGRPVVGGFFGQSSFATHALAGSANAVVLREPIDPALAAPLGCSVQTGVGTVLNALAAGPGDALVVFGVGGVGCSAVMGGRVAGCRAIVAVDPVPERRALATELGATAVIDPADGDVAAAVVEATAGGATIGIDTTAVAEVIATALASLRARGTLALVGLGAMTADLPVGLIMGRGLRVVGVVEGDSDPHVFIPRLAELYRRGDLALEKLVTRFDFEAFDVAWTAATSGTAIKPVVTMLTGVNPT, encoded by the coding sequence GTGATCGATGCCCGTGCCGCGGTGCTGCTCGACGAGGGCTCCGCCCCCCGAGTGGTCGACGTCCAGATTCGGCCGCCGGTCGACGACGAGGTGCTGGTCCGCATCGAGGCGGTCGGCATCTGCCACACCGACGTGAGCGTCTCGCGGCGCTGGCGCGCCGCTCGGCTGCCGATGACGTTCGGGCACGAGGGCGTCGGGACGGTCGTCGCCGCCGGGCCCGCCGCCCGCGCCCGAGAGGGCGAACAGGTGGTGCTGACGTTCGACAGCTGCGAACGGTGCGCCGAGTGCGCGGCGGGCGCTCCGGCGTACTGCGTCCGCTCGACGGCGCTCAACCTGCGCGGTGACCGCGGTGACGACGCCAGCGCGCTGCGCCTCGACGGCCGACCGGTGGTCGGCGGATTCTTCGGCCAGTCCAGTTTCGCCACCCATGCGCTCGCCGGCTCGGCGAACGCCGTAGTGCTGCGTGAGCCGATCGACCCGGCGCTGGCCGCGCCACTCGGGTGCAGCGTGCAGACCGGGGTGGGCACGGTGCTCAACGCGCTGGCCGCCGGGCCCGGCGATGCACTCGTGGTGTTCGGCGTGGGCGGCGTCGGCTGCTCGGCGGTGATGGGCGGTCGGGTGGCCGGCTGCCGAGCCATCGTCGCCGTCGACCCGGTGCCCGAACGTCGTGCGCTGGCAACGGAACTGGGTGCCACCGCCGTGATCGACCCTGCCGACGGCGACGTCGCGGCGGCCGTCGTCGAGGCCACGGCCGGGGGAGCGACGATCGGCATCGACACCACCGCGGTCGCCGAGGTCATCGCTACGGCGCTCGCGTCGCTGCGCGCGCGGGGTACGCTCGCCCTGGTCGGGCTGGGCGCGATGACCGCCGACCTGCCCGTCGGTCTGATCATGGGCCGCGGCCTTCGCGTGGTGGGAGTGGTCGAGGGCGACAGCGACCCGCACGTGTTCATTCCACGCCTGGCCGAGCTGTACCGGCGGGGCGACCTAGCGCTCGAGAAACTCGTCACCCGCTTCGACTTCGAGGCCTTCGACGTGGCGTGGACGGCTGCGACGTCCGGCACGGCGATCAAACCCGTCGTGACGATGTTGACAGGCGTCAACCCCACCTAG